The following nucleotide sequence is from Acetomicrobium sp. S15 = DSM 107314.
ATCTCATCATGGCCGAGCCCCAAACTCCAGTGAGCGCCATAATGAATCCCGATCCATTTTGTGTTCGCACCGATACGGACCAGGAGGAAGTAGCTCGAATCATGGCCAAATATGACCTTCATACTATACCGGTTGTGGACAAAGAAAAGTAAATTAGAATTATCAGACAAAGTTATCAGTTACCTTTATAAGGTATCAATTTAATAATACTATAGTTAAAAATCTTGGTCGAAAGCGCTAAGAGATCTCACCACCTCTTAGAAACAGTTCGTTATTATTGCCTCCGCTTCCGCTGCTCATGAAAAACGCTCCCATTCTGCTCATCAAGGCTGCATAACCAACGCTCTCA
It contains:
- a CDS encoding CBS domain-containing protein, encoding MNPDPFCVRTDTDQEEVARIMAKYDLHTIPVVDKEK